The following proteins come from a genomic window of Sebastes fasciatus isolate fSebFas1 chromosome 6, fSebFas1.pri, whole genome shotgun sequence:
- the ehmt1a gene encoding histone-lysine N-methyltransferase EHMT1a isoform X2, with the protein MGMYNLVPKKKAKALKQQEKKEEPEPSVEENRAAADEKPVILPETLKAGEPTVFRNESSVEVEPGEGCRVEYTELALDCLDLKAQEELLSPTQSGVAAGAEVTETDLAEELPLCCCRMETPHIGGSLSTLDQTCMAMESMDGMLSRCQRRVMKQEMMRPSNTVHLLVLCEEHRAGMVKHHCCPGCGLFCRTGSFMECRPYGSISHRFHRDCASILRDLRFCPHCGEDASGAKEVTATKADPSPSVPRSNPGPPIPAVPTVAALPSVPTAPAVPQILRAKKTSAPQRGRDESPSRLNSEAVCAADRLPKESLESILMALDDENLKPKKVKYPTRQLYISAKQGELQKVIHLLVDGKDPNFLMEGHNKGTPLHAAAAEGHQEICHMLVQAGANLDMFDEEQRTPLMAACDNNHLDTVKYLLRAGAAVSHKDIMGFTCLHLAAKLGHCDIVHHLLSKASKYINCQDDGGWTPITWAIEYKHKELVQLLLSRGADVNIRDKEENVCLHWAALSGCDDVAQALLEARCDLNAVNVHGDSALHVAARENHLECVMLFLSRGADVNQKNREGETALDCCVCSSKVWTALNTNKKLTDARRGRDFHGERVLSRDISRGYEAVPITCVNGVDSEPSPENFKYIPDNCVTSPLNIDKDITHLQHCSCTDDCSSSTCMCGQLSLRCWYDSEGRLPLDFCQREPPVLFECNHACSCWRTCRNRVVQNGLRARLQLFRTQKMGWGVRAMQDIPQGTFICEYVGEIITDAEADKRENDSFLFTLDNKVGDVHCIDARLFGNIGRFINHLCEPNVLAVRVFTMHQDLRFPRIAFFSSRPIKAGDQIGFDYGDHYWRVKSKYFSCQCGSLKCRQSAGSR; encoded by the exons atgggAATGTACAACCTGGTCCCCAAGAAGAAGGCCAAGGCCCTTAAACAGCAGGAGAAG AAAGAGGAACCAGAACCCAGTGTGGAGGAGAACAGAGCCGCAGCAGATGAGAAACCAGTGATTCTACCCGAGACTCTGAAGGCCGGAGAGCCGACAGTCTTCAGGAATGAATCGTCGGTGGAGGTGGAACCTGGAGAAGGCTGCCGTGTTGAATACACAGAGCTGGCTCTGGACTGTCTGGATCTGAAAGCCCAGGAAGAGCTGCTCTCACCTACCCAGTCAG gtgtAGCAGCGGGTGCTGAGGTAACAGAAACAGACCTGGCGGAGGAGTTACCACTGTGCTGCTGTCGTATGGAGACTCCTCACATCGGAGGCAGCCTGTCCACTCTGGATCAGACCTGCATGGCCATGGAGAGCATGGATGGAATG CTGAGTCGCTGCCAGAGGCGAGTGATGAAGCAGGAAATGATGCGACCCTCCAACACGGTCCATCTGCTGGTTCTGTGCGAGGAGCATCGGGCCGGCATGGTCAAGCACCACTGCTGCCCTGGATGTGGACTCTTCTGCAGGACG GGCAGCTTCATGGAGTGCCGGCCGTACGGCAGCATCTCCCACCGCTTTCACCGCGACTGCGCCTCCATCTTGAGGGATCTCAGGTTTTGCCCCCACTGCGGAGAGGACGCCAGCGGGGCGAAGGAGGTCACGGCGACGAAGGCCGATCCGTCTCCCTCCGTACCCAGATCAAACCCCGGGCCGCCGATTCCGGCCGTGCCCACCGTGGCCGCCCTGCCATCGGTACCGACCGCGCCTGCTGTTCCGCAGATTCTCCGAGCTAAGAAGACCAGCGCGCCGCAGAGGGGCAGAGACGAGAGCCCCAGCAG GTTAAATAGCGAGGCTGTGTGTGCTGCAGATAGACTACCTAAAGAGTCACTGGAGAGCATCCTGATGGCACTGGATGATGAGAA cCTGAAACCAAAGAAAGTGAAGTACCCCACCAGACAGCTGTACATCTCTGCTAAACAAGGAGAGCTCCAGAAGGTCATTCATCTCCTAG TTGATGGGAAGGACCCCAACTTCTTGATGGAGGGCCACAATAAAGGCACCCCTCTTCATGCAGCAGCTGCTGAGGGTCACCAGGAGATCTGCCACATGCTGGTCCAG gctGGAGCCAACCTGGACATGTTCGATGAGGAGCAGAGAACGCCACTGATGGCGGCCTGTGATAACAACCACCTGGACACAGTGAAGTACCTGCTGAGAGCCGGAGCCGCCGTCAGCCACAAG GATATCATGGGTTTCACCTGTCTGCATCTGGCAGCTAAACTGGGACATTGTGATATAGTCCATCATCTGCTCTCAAAGGCATCCAAATACATCAACTGtcag GATGACGGGGGATGGACCCCCATCACCTGGGCCATCGAGTACAAGCACAAGGAGCTGGTCCAGCTGCTTCTGTCCAGAGGGGCTGATGTTAACATCAGAGACAAG GAAGAGAATGTCTGCCTGCACTGGGCAGCTCTTTCGGGCTGCGATGACGTCGCCCAGGCTCTGCTGGAGGCTCGATGCGACCTCAACGCTGTCAATGTTCACGGTGACTCAGCGCTTCATGTTGCTGCCAGAGAGAACCACCTGGAGTGTGTCAT GTTGTTTCTGTCTCGTGGAGCTGACGTCAATCAGAAGaacagggagggagagacggCTCTGGACTGCTGCGTCTGCAGCTCCAAGGTTTGGACGGCCCTCAACACCAACAAGAAGCTGACTGACGCCAGGAGAGGCAGGGACTTTCACGGGGAAAGAGTGCTCAGCAG GGACATTTCTCGGGGGTACGAGGCAGTTCCCATCACCTGTGTTAACGGTGTGGACAGCGAGCCAAGCCCTGAAAACTTTAAATACATACCTGACAACTGTGTCACCTCCCCACTGAACATAGACAAGGACATCACTCATTTACAG CACTGCAGCTGTACAGACGACTGCTCATCCAGTACCTGCATGTGTGGTCAGCTCAGTCTGCGATGTTGGTATGACAGT GAGGGTCGATTACCACTTGACTTCTGTCAGAGGGAGCCCCCAGTGCTGTTTGAGTGCAACCATGCCTGCTCCTGTTGGAGGACCTGCAGGAACCGAGTGGTCCAGAACGGACTGAG agCCCGGCTGCAGCTCTTCAGGACACAGAAGATGGGCTGGGGAGTGAGGGCCATGCAGGATATCCCTCAGGGAACATTCATTTGCGA GTATGTCGGGGAGATCATCACTGATGCAGAGGCCGATAAAAGGGAGAATGACTCTTTCCTCTTCACCCTCGACAATAAG GTGGGAGACGTACACTGTATTGATGCGAGACTCTTTGGCAACATCGGCCGCTTCATCAACCACCTGTGTGAGCCCAACGTGCTGGCTGTGAGGGTGTTCACCATGCACCAGGATCTACGCTTCCCCAGGATAGCCTTCTTCTCCAGCAGGCCCATCAAAGCTGGAGACCAAATAGG